The Deinococcus sonorensis KR-87 genome includes a window with the following:
- a CDS encoding metallophosphoesterase family protein, protein MRVAVISDVHGNRFALEAVLADLRGMAPDLILNLGDQIEGAADPAGAEQLQAHLGAVEVRGNNEEKLWPGGRRNRLSQAFGAWLETQLPPEALARLAALPLNVRVADDALLACHGTPDSAWDMLLWAWQVTGPDQGFYRARDPRELRQLLAPLAAEVVVCGHTHRPGSTRVGDTLVVNAGAVSDQVDGDPRARWTLLERRAGRWTADFRTVEYDVEAAIRWGQLHSPWAEYLAQMLSSGSLTAGRDSSAAEARERLP, encoded by the coding sequence TTGCGTGTGGCGGTGATCAGTGACGTGCACGGCAACCGCTTTGCCCTGGAGGCAGTGCTGGCCGACCTGAGGGGGATGGCCCCGGACCTGATCCTGAACCTGGGCGACCAGATCGAGGGCGCCGCTGACCCGGCCGGGGCCGAACAGCTGCAGGCCCACCTCGGCGCGGTGGAGGTGCGCGGCAACAACGAGGAGAAGCTGTGGCCCGGCGGGCGGCGCAATCGGCTTTCGCAGGCGTTCGGGGCGTGGCTGGAAACGCAGCTGCCGCCCGAGGCGCTGGCCCGGCTGGCGGCCCTGCCGCTGAACGTCCGGGTGGCCGACGACGCGCTGCTGGCCTGCCACGGGACTCCAGACAGCGCCTGGGACATGCTGCTGTGGGCGTGGCAGGTGACCGGGCCGGACCAGGGGTTCTACCGGGCCCGCGACCCCAGAGAGCTGCGGCAGCTGCTGGCCCCGCTGGCGGCGGAGGTGGTGGTCTGCGGGCACACCCACCGGCCCGGCAGCACCCGGGTGGGCGACACGCTGGTGGTGAATGCCGGAGCGGTCTCGGATCAGGTGGACGGCGACCCGCGCGCCCGCTGGACCCTGCTGGAGCGCCGGGCCGGGCGCTGGACCGCCGACTTCCGCACGGTGGAGTATGACGTGGAGGCCGCCATCCGCTGGGGGCAGCTCCACAGCCCCTGGGCCGAGTATCTGGCGCAGATGCTGTCGTCCGGCTCGCTGACCGCTGGACGGGACAGCAGCGCGGCGGAGGCGCGGGAGCGGCTGCCCTAG
- a CDS encoding ABC transporter permease: MLTLLALEFRKLSGARSVRLAVLVCLLLPWLWSLAPRLQQIYGLTLVSGFQVPALALITTVQFVLPLFVALSCAELIGTEVAQGTLAPLLLRPLDRNRVILAKLLAALLYPALLLVVLLIGSLLAGLRLGYTDFAGGSGLGPGGFVGQGLLSSGAALLQVLRGYLLAAVVMLPVSALSLLFGVTFLNTTAAALATLATLNIMRLLTVFPEAIQKILLTTHLDLFLRQGSDIVQPMILLLIYTVGFGVMAVFAFDRRDV, translated from the coding sequence ATGCTGACCCTGCTCGCCCTGGAGTTCCGCAAGCTGTCCGGCGCGCGCAGCGTGCGTCTGGCGGTGCTGGTGTGCCTGCTGCTGCCGTGGCTGTGGTCGCTGGCGCCGCGGCTGCAGCAGATCTATGGCCTGACGCTGGTGAGCGGCTTTCAGGTGCCGGCCCTGGCGCTGATCACCACCGTGCAGTTCGTGCTGCCGCTGTTCGTGGCGCTCAGCTGCGCCGAACTGATCGGCACCGAGGTGGCGCAGGGCACCCTGGCGCCGCTGCTGCTGCGCCCGCTGGACCGCAACCGGGTGATTCTGGCCAAGCTGCTGGCCGCGCTGCTGTACCCGGCGCTGCTGCTGGTGGTGCTGCTGATCGGCAGCCTGCTGGCCGGGCTGCGGCTCGGCTACACCGACTTTGCCGGGGGCAGCGGGCTGGGGCCGGGCGGCTTCGTGGGCCAGGGCCTGCTCAGCAGCGGCGCGGCCCTGCTGCAGGTGCTGCGCGGCTACCTGCTGGCCGCCGTGGTGATGCTGCCGGTGTCGGCGCTGAGCCTGCTGTTCGGGGTCACGTTCCTGAACACCACCGCCGCCGCGCTGGCCACCCTGGCCACCCTGAACATCATGCGGCTGCTGACGGTGTTCCCGGAAGCGATCCAGAAGATCCTGCTGACCACCCACCTGGACCTGTTCCTGCGTCAGGGCAGCGACATCGTGCAGCCGATGATCCTGCTGCTGATCTACACGGTGGGCTTCGGGGTGATGGCGGTGTTCGCCTTCGACCGCCGCGATGTCTGA
- a CDS encoding YraN family protein, whose translation MKGAGAEDRALAYLQAQGHILLARNYRLPGGELDLVTQDGEVIVFTEVRQRRGGRYGSALESVTPRKQALLHRAALGYLSRERGRDDLPCRFDLIAIEGSERTGALTHLQNILAE comes from the coding sequence CTGAAAGGGGCGGGGGCGGAGGACCGGGCGCTGGCGTACCTGCAGGCTCAGGGCCACATCCTGCTGGCGCGCAATTACCGGCTGCCGGGCGGTGAGCTGGACCTCGTCACGCAGGACGGCGAGGTGATCGTGTTCACCGAGGTCCGGCAGCGGCGGGGCGGGCGCTATGGGAGCGCGCTGGAAAGCGTGACGCCGCGCAAGCAGGCCCTGCTTCACCGTGCTGCCCTCGGCTACCTGAGCCGCGAGCGGGGCCGCGACGACCTGCCGTGCCGCTTTGACCTGATCGCCATTGAAGGCTCAGAGCGGACCGGGGCGCTGACGCACCTGCAGAACATCCTGGCGGAATAG
- a CDS encoding HAD family hydrolase — protein MNRVPSAVLFDMDGVMTDNNHFHRQAWKEQARALLGLELSEHDLDTKVDGGRNPEIMERLTGVAPDPAFAAQFHVAKEEQYRALARGQLVAVPGLLEYLKALQDRSIPAVIVTSSDVLNTDFVMEALQIAPYFAGRIMGEMVERGKPDPQPYQMGAALLGLDPRTCLAHEDAVNGVRSAAGAGCRVVALTTTQRPEVLLQAGAALAVPDFTGWAGWLEG, from the coding sequence ATGAACCGAGTGCCCAGCGCCGTGCTGTTCGATATGGACGGTGTGATGACCGACAACAACCACTTCCACCGTCAGGCCTGGAAGGAGCAGGCCCGGGCGCTGCTGGGCCTGGAGCTCAGCGAGCACGACCTGGACACCAAGGTGGACGGCGGCCGCAACCCGGAGATCATGGAGCGGCTGACCGGCGTGGCCCCGGACCCGGCCTTTGCCGCGCAGTTTCACGTGGCCAAGGAGGAGCAGTACCGGGCGCTGGCGCGCGGTCAGCTGGTGGCGGTGCCGGGGCTGCTGGAGTACCTGAAGGCGCTGCAGGACCGGAGCATTCCGGCCGTCATCGTGACCAGCTCGGACGTGCTCAACACCGACTTCGTGATGGAGGCGCTGCAGATCGCGCCGTACTTCGCGGGCCGCATCATGGGTGAGATGGTCGAGCGTGGCAAGCCGGACCCGCAGCCGTACCAGATGGGTGCGGCCCTGCTGGGCCTGGACCCCCGGACCTGCCTGGCGCACGAGGACGCGGTCAACGGGGTCCGGAGCGCAGCTGGCGCCGGCTGCCGGGTGGTGGCACTGACCACCACGCAGCGGCCGGAGGTGCTGCTGCAGGCGGGCGCGGCGCTGGCCGTGCCGGACTTCACCGGCTGGGCCGGGTGGCTGGAGGGCTGA
- a CDS encoding putative dsRNA-binding protein gives MNPKGDLIEHCRAEGLGEPTFESTASGPSHQPHFLCVVQLQGREVGRGEGRSRREAERAASQAALQRLGHPLPAAPAVTDRAVRWPIYAELLSNALIVAHERGEDASLEQVRVDAARLYQGLLSDLGVRPEPEDE, from the coding sequence ATGAACCCCAAGGGCGACCTGATTGAACACTGCCGGGCCGAGGGGCTGGGGGAGCCGACCTTCGAGTCCACAGCCAGCGGGCCCAGCCACCAGCCGCACTTTCTGTGCGTGGTGCAGCTGCAGGGCCGCGAGGTGGGACGCGGCGAGGGCCGCAGCCGCCGGGAGGCGGAACGGGCCGCCAGCCAGGCGGCGCTGCAGCGGCTGGGCCACCCGCTGCCGGCAGCGCCCGCGGTCACTGACCGGGCCGTCCGCTGGCCCATCTACGCCGAGCTGCTCTCCAACGCGCTGATCGTGGCGCACGAGCGGGGCGAGGACGCCAGCCTGGAACAGGTGCGGGTGGACGCTGCCCGGCTGTACCAGGGCCTGCTCTCAGACCTGGGCGTGCGCCCCGAACCGGAGGACGAATGA
- a CDS encoding ParA family protein: protein MSRVISFINLKGGVAKTTTLVQVAETLAFMRGQRVLVLDLDPQTNATIALMGEDAWERVDEAQQTVAQLFLDQIHGTRTFELPRAIVRGVSNLNRITIPAELQLRPELLYPRIDLLPSSIRLIEAQDRMADIPQRSHYTLSPMEVIRRHVAPVFGQYDYVLIDCPPNLGYITQNGLEVSDDYLIPTIPDRLSTYGIPQIVRSIADIQRARDLRIQLLGVAVTKYDSRSRTHKAGLDLLPALIRRACQDAGVPRAPLFETIMPQANATAEAMDSQHSPGNFRDKYSRSQSGGRALYEYPVALTAELLEEIERQTAQLMGAGAAPVSR from the coding sequence GTGAGCCGGGTCATCAGTTTTATCAATCTCAAGGGCGGCGTGGCCAAGACCACCACGCTGGTGCAGGTGGCCGAGACGCTCGCCTTCATGCGGGGTCAGCGGGTGCTGGTGCTGGATCTGGACCCGCAGACCAACGCGACCATCGCCCTGATGGGCGAGGACGCCTGGGAGCGGGTGGACGAGGCGCAGCAGACGGTGGCGCAGCTGTTCCTGGATCAGATTCATGGCACCCGCACCTTTGAGCTGCCGCGCGCCATCGTGCGGGGCGTCAGCAACCTCAACCGCATCACCATCCCGGCCGAGCTGCAGCTGCGGCCGGAATTGCTGTACCCGCGCATTGACCTGCTGCCCAGCAGCATCCGGCTGATCGAGGCGCAGGACCGCATGGCCGACATTCCGCAGCGCTCGCACTACACCCTCAGCCCGATGGAGGTGATCCGGCGGCACGTGGCGCCGGTGTTCGGGCAGTACGACTACGTGCTGATCGACTGCCCGCCGAACCTCGGCTACATCACCCAGAACGGCCTGGAGGTGAGCGACGACTACCTGATTCCCACCATCCCGGACCGGCTGTCCACCTACGGCATTCCCCAGATCGTGCGCTCCATCGCCGACATCCAGCGCGCCCGCGATCTGCGCATTCAGCTGCTGGGCGTGGCGGTCACCAAGTACGACAGCCGCTCGCGCACCCACAAGGCGGGCCTGGACCTGCTGCCCGCGCTGATCCGCCGGGCCTGCCAGGACGCGGGCGTACCGCGGGCTCCGCTCTTCGAGACGATCATGCCGCAGGCCAACGCCACCGCCGAGGCGATGGATTCGCAGCACAGCCCCGGCAACTTCCGCGACAAGTACAGCCGCAGCCAGTCCGGGGGCCGGGCGCTCTACGAGTACCCGGTAGCCCTGACCGCAGAACTGCTGGAGGAGATTGAGCGGCAGACCGCTCAGCTGATGGGGGCAGGCGCCGCGCCGGTCAGCCGGTAG
- a CDS encoding NUDIX domain-containing protein yields the protein MQYDERWHLDAPARASGVVILNDRQEVLLVQERKPGLEGLWHLPSGSVEADETADQTAVREAHEETGLQVRLTRFLNAYVGRMPSGALIVRTAWLAEATGGTLKPVFDQEIADARWFSRAEVEQLSASRRLRMHHTRLFLEDAYRLTGAAPAPIS from the coding sequence ATGCAGTACGACGAACGCTGGCACCTCGACGCGCCGGCCCGCGCCAGCGGCGTGGTGATCCTGAACGACCGGCAGGAGGTGCTGCTGGTGCAGGAGCGCAAGCCGGGCCTGGAGGGCCTGTGGCATCTCCCATCCGGCAGCGTGGAAGCAGACGAGACGGCCGACCAGACCGCCGTGCGTGAAGCCCACGAGGAAACCGGCCTGCAGGTCCGGCTGACCCGCTTCCTGAACGCGTACGTGGGCCGGATGCCCAGCGGCGCCCTGATCGTGCGGACTGCCTGGCTGGCCGAAGCGACCGGCGGCACGCTGAAGCCGGTGTTCGATCAGGAGATCGCGGACGCCCGCTGGTTCAGCCGGGCCGAGGTGGAACAGCTGTCGGCCAGCCGCCGGCTGCGGATGCACCACACCCGGCTGTTTCTGGAGGACGCCTACCGGCTGACCGGCGCGGCGCCTGCCCCCATCAGCTGA
- the dcd gene encoding dCTP deaminase translates to MSLLPDWRIRELARGGMIEPFEDRLVRGPENAQVISYGLSSFGYDLRCADEWKVFTNVMSAVVDPKHFDNRSFVDIQAPEIIIPPNSFVLARSLEYLRIPDTVMVVALGKSTYARCGIVANVTPLEPGWEGHVTLEFSNTTPLPAKMYAGEGCVQLLFFEGERPEVTYGDRGGKYQGQRGVTLPKM, encoded by the coding sequence ATGAGTCTTCTTCCCGACTGGCGGATTCGCGAACTGGCACGCGGCGGCATGATCGAACCGTTCGAGGACCGGCTGGTGCGCGGCCCGGAGAACGCCCAGGTCATCAGCTACGGCCTGAGCAGCTTCGGCTATGACCTGCGCTGCGCCGACGAGTGGAAGGTCTTTACCAACGTGATGAGCGCCGTGGTGGACCCCAAGCACTTCGACAACCGCAGCTTCGTGGACATCCAGGCCCCGGAGATCATCATTCCGCCCAACAGTTTCGTATTGGCCCGCAGCCTGGAGTACCTGCGCATCCCTGACACCGTGATGGTGGTGGCGCTGGGCAAGAGCACCTACGCCCGCTGCGGGATCGTCGCGAATGTGACGCCGCTGGAACCCGGCTGGGAGGGCCACGTCACGCTGGAGTTCTCCAACACCACGCCGCTGCCCGCCAAGATGTACGCCGGTGAGGGGTGCGTGCAGCTGCTGTTCTTCGAGGGGGAGCGACCAGAAGTCACCTACGGCGACCGGGGCGGCAAGTACCAGGGCCAGCGCGGCGTGACCCTGCCCAAGATGTGA
- a CDS encoding GNAT family N-acetyltransferase translates to MRERTPDDLPGCLAALREVHLASGYPSVWPDDPAGFLCPDQMVQAWVALNGTTIVGHVMLRSFNLDLEPPGWLEPTGLSPAQAALISRLYVVPQARGEGVATALLATAVRHAQTLGRRAVLDVAVTAHAAVRLYERLGWRRAATLPAPWRGPDGRAPAMHVYVAPEPSQI, encoded by the coding sequence GTGCGCGAACGAACCCCGGATGACCTGCCTGGCTGTCTGGCCGCGCTGCGGGAGGTGCATCTGGCGAGCGGCTATCCGTCGGTGTGGCCTGACGACCCTGCCGGGTTTCTCTGCCCGGACCAGATGGTTCAGGCCTGGGTGGCACTGAACGGGACGACCATCGTGGGCCACGTGATGCTGCGCAGCTTCAACCTGGACCTGGAACCGCCCGGCTGGCTGGAGCCCACCGGTCTGAGTCCGGCGCAGGCGGCGCTGATCTCCCGGCTGTACGTGGTGCCTCAGGCCCGCGGAGAGGGCGTGGCAACGGCGCTGCTCGCCACCGCCGTGCGGCATGCCCAGACCCTGGGGCGGCGGGCCGTGCTGGACGTGGCGGTCACGGCGCACGCGGCGGTCCGGCTCTACGAGCGGCTCGGCTGGCGACGGGCGGCCACCCTGCCGGCCCCCTGGCGCGGTCCGGACGGTCGGGCCCCTGCCATGCATGTGTACGTGGCGCCGGAGCCCAGCCAGATATAG
- the era gene encoding GTPase Era, with protein MTDAAPTTHAGFIAIVGKPNVGKSTLLNALLGVKVAPTSPRPQTTRKGVRGIATSDTTQLVFVDTPGLHKPKDALGKYMNSEVQSALADVDAVIWVVDLRHPPTDEDQLVARTIRELPKPLTLVGNKLDAAKYPDEAIRLYTALLEGRTGETTVVSLSAQNDPARVMQLRESLAALLPESPFFFPDSGASDQPREVWAAEIIREEAMKKLRDELPYAVATRVTDWTEREDGLQRIEAEIVVEKQAHKGMVIGAGGKQLGQIGQAARKQLEVFLNRKVYLGIQVIVIPGWREDQEALRELGYE; from the coding sequence ATGACGGACGCTGCCCCCACCACCCACGCCGGGTTCATTGCCATCGTCGGGAAACCGAACGTGGGCAAGAGCACGCTGCTCAACGCTCTGCTCGGCGTCAAGGTCGCGCCGACCAGCCCGCGCCCCCAGACCACCCGCAAGGGCGTGCGCGGCATCGCCACCTCCGACACCACCCAGCTGGTGTTCGTGGACACGCCCGGCCTGCACAAGCCCAAGGACGCGCTCGGCAAGTACATGAACAGCGAGGTGCAGAGTGCCCTGGCCGACGTGGACGCCGTGATCTGGGTGGTGGACCTGCGCCACCCGCCCACCGACGAGGACCAGCTGGTGGCCCGCACCATCCGCGAGCTGCCCAAGCCGCTGACGCTGGTGGGCAACAAGCTGGACGCCGCCAAGTACCCGGACGAGGCCATCCGGCTGTACACCGCCCTGCTGGAGGGCCGCACCGGCGAGACCACCGTGGTGTCGCTGAGCGCCCAGAATGACCCGGCGCGCGTGATGCAGCTGCGTGAGTCGCTGGCGGCGCTGCTGCCGGAGAGCCCCTTCTTCTTCCCGGACAGCGGGGCGAGCGACCAGCCGCGCGAGGTGTGGGCCGCCGAGATCATCCGCGAGGAGGCCATGAAGAAGCTGCGCGACGAGCTGCCGTACGCGGTGGCCACCCGCGTCACCGACTGGACCGAGCGCGAGGACGGCCTGCAGCGCATCGAGGCCGAGATCGTGGTGGAGAAACAGGCGCACAAGGGCATGGTGATCGGGGCGGGCGGCAAGCAGCTCGGCCAGATCGGTCAGGCGGCCCGCAAGCAGCTGGAAGTGTTCCTGAACCGCAAGGTGTACCTGGGCATCCAGGTGATCGTGATTCCCGGCTGGCGTGAAGATCAGGAAGCGCTGCGCGAGCTCGGCTACGAGTAA